catcttggtggcattttggtaatatgtgtttcttaaaaataggattatttaattaatcaggggtagatatgtcatttaatttgttttaaatatggaaataattgtcattccaaaaccaccccacatttcttgcgatttttttctctttctctctctctctctctctatccctttctctctctctctctctctctctctctctctctgtcttccTTCTATCCTACATGAAGAAACACATCGTattaatatgcttgctgttaaaacacagcgtatgaatctgctcgctgttaaaacacaactgtatgaatctgaatgctaaaacacaactgtatgaatctgaatgctaaaacacaactgtataaatctgcttgctgttaaaacacaactgtatgaatttgcttgctgttaaaacacaattgtatgaatctgaatgctaaaacacaactgtatgaatctgcttgctgttaaaacacaactgtatgaatctaaatgcaaaaacacaaatgtatgaatctgcttgctgttaaaacacaactgtatgaatctaaatgcaaaaacacaaatgtatgaatctgcttgctgttaaaacacaactgtatgaatctgaataataagacacagcgtcaagaaatcctccagcattaccaacttgaatgctaaaacacaactgtatgaatctgaatactAAAACACAACtttatgaatctgcttgctgttaaaacacaaatgtatgaatctggatgctaaaacacaactgtattgaATACGAATACTGTTGGTGAAGAGTAAAACGATAGAAAGAATTGTATATACATATGATTTGAATAAGATTTGGATTCGAAACACAACcaaaattccgaaaatcatggacATAATCAGTTACCTTCGAGATCATGCAATGTTAGTTAATGAAAtataaattccaaaaataaaattaaaatgtgacaTTACATAATTGCACTTCTAGTTAAAATAACTCAATGCCACATGTCCAATTctcattgcttcctagactttctaggaaaaatacaCTTTCTACCTAactcctactctctctctctctatatatatatatatagagagagaaagggagagagagagagtaattATTATATGATACGAACATTAACAATTAAGGAAACTAAACCACCCTTTTATACGTAACAAACCAAACATGATAAACACCATAAATAAACATCACATATAGATGACAACCAAAATTGTACATATCTAACATTAGTTTGTACATACATAACAAAAGAAAAGATACAACTGAATATGAAATACAAAAATACAGAGAATCGCCATGCTATGCCAACGGGTCTTGATCTGTTAGCAGATGCTGACCTGCCAGACCAGGATCCAGATGCTGTCTTGCTGGTGGTAGTGGTCAAGGATCGAGACCGTCCACCCTCCGCGTATCGTGCAACTTCTTAACCACCCACCCTAGCAAGTCCTCAACCTGGCCGATTCGGCGAGTAATCTTGTGGTAGTAGGCCGGAGGTAGCCCCGCATCTCAGTAAAGATGTCGTGGATACTTAGGCGGCCCTAGTGGTGGCGACTGTGGGTGTGGTGGCATATCATGCTCATGCGGCGACTGCGACGTCTCTCCACACTCGACCCTCGGAAGCACGATGGGGATGAACTTCGGCAACGGTTGCGCCACGAAAAGTTGGTGGTCCCTCGTGCGAAACCGAAGGCCGGTGCAGGAGAACTTGCGCACGATGCACATGCCCCACATTGTGCGCCTATCTAACATCTTCGGCATGACCGACGAGGATAAATGGACGTCACCATGTGAGAAGTGTCCCAAGGAGCGGGCAAGAATGGTAGCTAGGGCGGACGACCTCATGTATAACATATAGTACAAGAAGAATAGATCAGCACCCATGCACCACTCCCGGCTTCTCTCATGCGAGGCGATGGCAGTGTTGTAGAgatcgctaggcgctagtcgggcggtgggtactgactagggattaatcgggattaatcaggattaatcggatcggaatttttatatataatttttaaatttatatatatacacgtacattaatatcaatataatacttaaaaatagttcaaaattcaaacaactaagtttaaaacatagcaaatcaagtatttaaacattcaatacacacattagtatcaatataatacttaaaaatagttcaaaattcaaaaaacgACGTTTAAAACATAGCAATTTAAGTATTTAAACACTCAAACATTAACATATCAGTCAGGGCCTCATGGAATATGTTTTAATGGGTTAGAAACATGTTTTTTGGGGGCTATATTGGAACTAAACAACTTGGGTCATgtatttaatggttaaaaacatTTGTTTGGGTCAGATTTAAACTAAAAAAGAGTGGGCCGAATACAAACGATTTAGCCGACTTGGGCCGATTTGGGCCGCCTTGCACCGACTAGGACCGACTTGGACCGACTACCGACTAATGGTCCGACTAGCTCAAAATTAGTCAGCTAaggcccgactagcgcctaggcgccgattaataccgatttttacaacactgggCGATGGACATGCCGATAAGCGTCTGGAGGGACTTGTTGTAAGGGTCTACAATGCCCGTGACCCCCCTGAATTCTCCAAGGGAGCATCGTCAATCACTGTCCAAAAACCGAGGAGCGTGGCTCTATCCATGGTTGTGAGGCCTTTGGTATATAGCGGGGTAACCGTATCCTGCTCAGTATACAAAGTTAATTTACCTGATCAACTAAATTTAACTCAAATTATACATTGTGATTGTTGGATATATGTATGTCCGATCGTACTTAAAGTCAACGTAACTAACTCGGTACGATCCGAAGAGTTACATGTTGGTACACGAATCGTATATGTTCACGAGTAGGTAGATTATTATTTATGAAGCAATAATTGTTTAAACCCGAGGGACTtaatattaattagattattattaagAGGATTATAATTGTATAATCTTAAAGGGCCTTAATGTAAGATTGAGCTTTATAAAAGGATGATAAGGTGGAAACCCTAGACACACTtttttaaaaacacaaaaccctagccaCCCTCCGAAGCTTGGCCGCCACCCACTTGTTGTCGACCAAGCATCGCCGCCGCCTTCTTCTTGGCCGGTTCTACTCTCGGGTATCTTGTGCTCGGTTGTGAACTTCCTACTAGCGAGGATTCGTTGTAACCCGCATGTTACAATTCTGGTGTAGTAGTCAAATGTTGATTACTAAAACCCTCTATGGTTGTTTATTCCTTTTATTTGTTTATACGCGTCTAACCTTGATCCTGATTGGGAATATTTATTAATCGGATTAATAAATCAAATTCATATAATCGgataaatcaaatttatataatcGGCTTTTGGTAAATTATATAAACCGCTTCCGCTATTATTTTGATACACTGATTCCCATCAGTGATATCAACCTAAACTTGAATTGCTTGTTTCTTCTCTCGTATTTTTGCGCTTCTTTTTGTGCGTCTTCTTAATTTAATTGTGGTTTAGATTAAATTAGTTTGTATACTAATCGTTCAAATCTTTGTGCTTTACCTTTTATAGCCACATGCTTTTAGTACTAACCCTAGCTATTTAGGTTGATTGGGTTTTTGAATGACTTAATAATGGTCATCAATAGCCAATTTATAAAAACTTATTCTAAAAAATCACCTAAACCTTTTACAAAACAAATCAAGTCTAACAAAAATAAATCTAAGCATTTAATATCTCTAAAATTTATCTCATATAGAGTTAAATTAGTAAAGAAAAACTTGGTTTGAACTTTTATTATCCACTTTAACCACCAAGTGTTTATTGATCAAGCACGTTTTTCTTTTATCTAACAATCACTTCTAATATATTTTAACAAGTGTTTATTGAAGCTGTAACATGGGAAGAAAACATTAAGCATATGACCTTAGAAATTTCAAACTCTTGATACAAATGTTTTACAACTTTTAACACATTAAAGATCAACCAATTGTTGTGATGGTATTCAAATCATACATCCAAGATTTTGATTAGCATATACGACGACACAAAGTGATTCCATCACCCACCGGAAGTTGACAAATCTCGACTCTTGTATCAGCAGCCAAAGCTTTGTTAAGCTCTAGTACGAAATCTCTGTAATACCTTACATACTTTCTAAGTGGTGCATCTGGTGGTGCCACCAAAGACCCGTTCCAAAGGGTGTTATCGTACCCAATCACTCCCCCAATCTTGACAAGATCAATTAACCTTTTGTGGTAGTTAAGATAGTTATCTTTGTCAGCATCCACAAATATAAAGTCAAATGATCCATGGAAATTTACATCATCCACCATTTGGTCAAGAAGAGGAAGTGCAGGGCCTTCTCTAAAATCAATCTTGTGAGCAACACCGGCTTTCTCAATAATCGGAAGGCCAATTTCGTAATTTTCACGGTTTATGTCCAATGCCAAAATCTTACCATCCTCCGGGAGAGCAAGGGCAGTGGAAAGAAGAGAGTAACCCGTGTAAACACCGATCTCCATCGTGTTCTTAGCGTTAATGAGTTTGAGTAGTAGATTTAAAAACTGTCCTTCATCCGCCGATGTGGTCATTAGATTCCTGTATATATTTACTTGGAACATTTAGAAAAAAACATACGAAATGCACCCACAAGCCATATAAACTAGTTTGGAATAAGAAGTTACGTACCAAGGGTGTTTGGCAGTGACCTCACGTAGCTCCTTCATGGGTTGTGGCTCTCTTGGGTAGACACTGGTTTCAAGAATGTATTGGTAAAGTGCATCGCTTTGAAGGAGACTCTTGTGGCCAACTTCTTGGTGTTTTGCAGGTTGAGTTTCTCCGATGGCAGCCATTGAAATGAttatatgtgtttgtgtgtgtgaaaagtGAAATGAGGTAGGATTTGTGAACCTGAGAAGTAACGAGGGGTGCACCAGACTTTATAGAGAGCTGATTAAGAAGAGATGGGAGTTGGTGAAGTAGGACTAAGGAGTTAGGAAGGTGGTACGTCAGTGCGGTTGTTGTTGGTAAAAGTTGACTTCTGACTTAGCCAACCATAGCTGACTTGGGGGTTGGTAAGCctgtttgtttttcttttggttatTGTTGAGTCCACGCCCCGCTTACGTTATgcgtatataatgtatatatatcTGTGGGCACTcgggggggcaaaagtgaaagtcattaattttaacgttattttactaattttgtgaaaataatgttaaaagaggggatagttaatcatgcatcatgtggtggcgttgatagccggaaaacaagggagtacatgcactaattggcTTTTGTCTTAATTGTCGAGTGTTATGTGtctgccttatgtccaaggcttgatata
Above is a window of Helianthus annuus cultivar XRQ/B chromosome 14, HanXRQr2.0-SUNRISE, whole genome shotgun sequence DNA encoding:
- the LOC110903947 gene encoding caffeoyl-CoA O-methyltransferase, with amino-acid sequence MAAIGETQPAKHQEVGHKSLLQSDALYQYILETSVYPREPQPMKELREVTAKHPWNLMTTSADEGQFLNLLLKLINAKNTMEIGVYTGYSLLSTALALPEDGKILALDINRENYEIGLPIIEKAGVAHKIDFREGPALPLLDQMVDDVNFHGSFDFIFVDADKDNYLNYHKRLIDLVKIGGVIGYDNTLWNGSLVAPPDAPLRKYVRYYRDFVLELNKALAADTRVEICQLPVGDGITLCRRIC